From the genome of Aspergillus fumigatus Af293 chromosome 1, whole genome shotgun sequence, one region includes:
- a CDS encoding nuclear transcription factor Y subunit beta, which produces MSASPSKEPEVEQEAQSGEDQEHMDKDQEQTQNQGEFEVKEQDRWLPIANVARIMKLALPENAKIAKEAKECMQECVSEFISFITSEASEKCQQEKRKTVNGEDILFAMTSLGFENYAEALKIYLSKYRETQSARGEHQNRPTSSGYNAGGPVGGSNTQGGRPGASASGGFPETTDNTNNIINPGLDPSEQDSSAYGYPSMVGQPHNGAGGDSY; this is translated from the exons ATGTCGGCCTCTCCCTCGAAAGAGCCTGAGGTGGAACAGGAAGCGCAATCAGGCGAAGACCAAGAACACATGGATAAGGACCAGGAACAAACACAGAACCAGGGAGAATTCGAGGTGAAGGAGCAAGATCGATGGCTCCCGATTGCGAATG TGGCCCGTATCATGAAGTTGGCCTTGCCAGAGAACGCGAAGATCGCCAAAGAAGCTAAGGAGTGCATGCAAGAGTGTGTCAGCGAGTTCATCTCGTTTATCACCAGTGAGG CCTCCGAAAAGTGCCAGCAAGAGAAACGCAAGACGGTAAATGGGGAGGATATCCTGTTCGCTATGACTTCACTTGGCTTCGAAAATTACGCGGAAGCGCTCAAGATCTACTTGTCAAAGTATCGCGAG ACTCAGTCCGCCCGTGGCGAACACCAGAATAGGCCAACGAGCAGCGGCTACAATGCTGGAGGGCCCGTGGGCGGATCCAACACGCAAGGTGGACGACCTGGTGCATCGGCTTCCGGCGGCTTTCCTGAAACAACAGATAACACAAACAATATCATAAACCCCGGTCTGGACCCCTCCGAACAGGACAGTTCAGCCTATGGCTACCCTTCGATGGTCGGCCAGCCTCATAATGGAGCAGGAGGCGACTCGTACTGA
- a CDS encoding putative prefoldin subunit 2 — MASQAQINPKKQQELQLQYTNFKNTLTQMAQKIGDIEQEAEEHKLVIETLEPLPEDRKCFRMVNGVLVERTVKDVLPALKTNSDGLKQVLDELVKQYQSKQSELDDWKKKNNIQVVQP, encoded by the exons ATGGCCAGTCAGGCTCAAATAAACCCCAAGAAGCAACAGG AGCTTCAGCTCCAATATACGAACTTCAAGAATACACTCACACAGATGGCGCAAAAAATTGGTGATATCGAGCAGGAAGCAGAGGAGCATAA ACTTGTCATTGAGACACTCGAACCCCTTCCCGAGGACCGCAAGTGCTTCCGAATGGTAAACGGAGTTTTGGTCGAGCGAACAGTCAAGGATGTGCTTCCTGCACTCAAGACAAACTCAGATGGTCTGAAACAGGTGCTCGACGAACTTGTGAAGCAATATCAGAGCAAACAATCTGAATTGGACGATTGGAAG aaaaagaacaacATCCAGGTCGTACAACCATGA
- a CDS encoding putative alpha/beta hydrolase, translating to MTSESLSSSKDDLHDRGRAHHGPYVSQQESTPYAARGANTAAARSSWFPLGYREGFSQWMITKVIAQVTEIWFQWASLPAAAAEHKVLSFLPYLQHEPPTHLQTGKTTTQRDGVAQSLQSADLSQQSEVSAHSTDDPYGPRRWRSSMVELSGKDRALNEFSVERVGEEVDQHLVMLHGYGAGLGFFYKNFEPLSRLKGWQLHALDMLGMGRSTRPPFRIKAKNREDAIKEAEDWFVDALEEWRVKRKIERFTLLGHSMGGYMGVAYALKYPGRLNKLILASPVGIPEDPYAVSADMPEPSESTLAQEFTQDQQTIAQSSLSVPPEVAQKGDNNVLLKGYGNAAAPPESRPARRSIPKWFAYLWEANISPFSLVRWAGPLGPRIVSGWTSRRFSHLPANEAKALHDYSYSIFSQRGSGEYALAYILAPGAFARSPLIRRIQNVGRQIIPPSNPSGEPANVTDPSPSQPPSDSATQASSAPGKRETGIPIVFMYGDHDWMDAAGGLAAKAKIEEEKRRVLQNASPEEREADNGSAKVVIIKGSGHHIYLDGWEEFNKVVLEEMEEVSQRERARSRT from the exons ATGACATCGGAATCACTCAGTTCGTCTAAGGACGACCTTCATGATCGAGGTCGAGCCCACCATGGTCCGTATGTCTCTCAGCAAGAGAGCACGCCATATGCGGCCCGAGGGGCTAACACAGCTGCAGCGCGCTCCTCGTGGTTTCCACTAGGCTACAGAGAAGGCTTCAGTCAATGG ATGATAACCAAGGTTATTGCACAAGTCACTGAGATCTGGTTCCAGTGGGCTAGTTTGCCAGCTGCGGCAGCAGAGCATAAAGTCCTCTCTTTCTTACCCTATCTCCAGCATGAACCTCCTACACATCTGCAGACTGGAAAGACCACCACTCAACGCGATGGTGTGGCTCAAAGTCTGCAGTCCGCCGATCTCAGCCAGCAAAGCGAAGTATCAGCCCATTCCACCGACGATCCGTACGGACCAAGACGATGGCGCTCCAGCATGGTTGAGTTGAGCGGTAAGGACAGGGCTCTAAATGAGTTCTCCGTGGAGAGAGTTGGTGAGGAAGTGGACCAACATTTAGTCATGCTTCACGGATATGGTGCGGGGCTGGGCTTCTTCTACAAGAATTTCGAACCTCTGAGCCGGCTAAAAGGGTGGCAGCTGCACGCGTTAGACATGTTGGGCATGGGCCGCAGCACCCGACCACCGTTCCGCATCAAGGCTAAGAACCGAGAGGATGCTATCAAGGAGGCGGAAGATTGGTTCGTTGATGCATTGGAGGAATGGCGCGTGAAGCGCAAGATCGAACGCTTCACGCTGCTTGGCCACAGCATGGGAGGGTATATGGGAGTCGCTTACGCCTTGAAATACCCAGGCCGTTTGAACAAGCTGATCCTTGCCTCTCCGGTGGGGATCCCCGAAGATCCTTATGCTGTCTCTGCGGATATGCCCGAACCATCCGAGTCCACCTTAGCCCAGGAGTTCACCCAGGATCAGCAAACTATCGCACAGTCATCGTTGTCTGTCCCACCGGAAGTTGCCCAGAAAGGCGACAACAACGTCCTGCTGAAAGGCTACGGTAACGCAGCGGCACCACCGGAAAGCCGACCGGCCCGCCGCAGCATTCCCAAATGGTTTGCCTACCTGTGGGAAGCCAACATCTCTCCCTTCAGTCTGGTCCGGTGGGCGGGCCCTCTCGGGCCCCGCATCGTATCTGGCTGGACCTCTCGGCGATTCTCCCATTTACCCGCCAACGAAGCGAAAGCTCTACACGACTACTCCTATTCCATTTTTAGTCAACGCGGTAGTGGAGAGTATGCTCTTGCATATATCCTAGCTCCGGGAGCTTTCGCGCGTAGCCCTCTGATTCGGCGCATACAGAACGTCGGACGGCAGATCATTCCGCCTTCCAACCCCAGTGGGGAGCCTGCGAACGTCACGGACCCCTCTCCCTCGCAACCGCCTTCTGACTCGGCAACTCAGGCTTCTTCAGCCCCAGGTAAGCGCGAGACCGGTATACCCATTGTTTTCATGTATGGAGACCACGACTGGATGGATGCGGCGGGAGGCCTcgcagccaaggccaagatcgaaGAGGAGAAACGGCGGGTGCTCCAGAATGCTTCACCAGAAGAGCGTGAGGCGGATAATGGCTCAGCTAAGGTGGTAATTATCAAGGGGTCGGGTCATCATATATACCTTGATGGATGGGAGGAATTCAACAAGGTGGTATtggaggaaatggaagaggtGAGCCAAAGGGAAAGGGCTCGGAGTCGGACGTGA
- the amdR gene encoding Zn(II)2Cys6 transcription factor, translating to MSSTAQKNSLSPTGNGVTKRKSGSAACVHCHRRKVRCDARIVGLPCSNCRSSGKTDCRIHEKKKRLAVRSILNPVPIRCRPPSTSEHVPEASPPSTISEPTAFTTAFRGVQPEAAAPPASVAPNVQSKAQHLHSNSYSQTSPQAQECHLPPASDRFAEQDAHADFEKRLVKLIDDEEGSGPREIQRGVRAIYVGHELSNMSFLIRQQRDKDDDVYHFAGSEIPRRQLKTGHDQLLVDALTLPEPALVDELVQAYFTHVNPGYPIVEEDQFMSQYRNRDPSDPPPILLLQAILLVGCHVTHPKEERDALKAIFFRRAKWLFDNRIERNRDTLVQAALLLTWHSDSPDDDVSANAHYWVGVAARIATGLGMHRNPVSSRFAPRDRRMWRRLWYILVQLDVMVSLSYGRPQAINLEDSDVSPLTASDFEGCGARVQTDYVIHFSELCTMISYIVRERFGLRVSSERRKAALQEADEALANWSLRLPDHLRLRASDMDPWSAMLHLTYNNFLILLHRPHPRASAYSDDYGPHDAEICSAAAGVITSIFEELRLNDRLKYLWYSGVHTLFTAMIQVRVELRFSNPVLAINALRRFDSASCSLRELAKYWSHATTILRLFEDSKRLQKDLRLATSERSRPFSSTQDQPQAQALDQNKNQHQHSSADAPVQPPQPDRLLPSYDSPTPDSTSLPQTAVSPHQNLTFDSWIPSTNLATVDPMDQPREFLDWRQLFSFTDPDQPVLPMSMDGLPELEDEWRQIYWQETPMSDLLQDGGWMHG from the exons ATGTCATCCACAGCGCAAAAAAACAGCCTTTCACCCACCGGCAATGGTGTGACCAAGCGCAAGTCAG GCTCTGCAGCCTGCGTCCACTGCCACCGGCGCAAAGTCCGGTGTGACGCACGTATCGTTGGCCTGCCCTGCTCCAACTGCCGCTCCTCAGGGAAAACAGACTGCCGCATccatgagaagaagaagcgcctTGCGGTGCGCTCCATTCTAAATCCCGTTCCCATTCGTTGTCGGCCGCCGTCCACCTCCGAGCATGTCCCTGAAGCGTCTCCTCCATCTACCATCAGCGAACCAACCGCTTTCACAACTGCTTTTCGCGGAGTTCagccagaagcagcagctcctccagcgaGCGTCGCTCCAAATGTCCAGTCCAAGGCACAGCATCTCCACAGCAATAGTTATAGTCAAACGTCTCCACAAGCACAGGAATGCCATCTTCCGCCCGCTTCGGACCGTTTCGCCGAACAAGATGCGCATGCCGACTTTGAGAAGCGACTGGTGAAGCTCattgacgatgaagaagggtCAGGTCCTAGGGAAATTCAGCGGGGCGTGCGAGCAATCTATGTTGGACACGAGCTGTCGAACATGTCCTTCTTGATACGTCAACAGCGCGATAAAGATGACGATGTATATCACTTTGCGGGAAGTGAGATACCACGGCGACAGTTGAAAACCGGACATGACCAGCTTCTCGTAGACGCCCTGACTCTACCGGAGCCGGCCCTCGTCGACGAGCTTGTCCAGGCATACTTCACCCACGTGAACCCGGGATATCCcattgttgaagaggatcagtTCATGAGTCAGTATCGCAATAGAGACCCCTCTGATCCTCCACCTATCCTGCTTTTGCAAGCCATTCTATTAGTTGGATGCCATGTCACGCATCCAAAAGAGGAGCGGGATGCTTTGAAGGCCATTTTCTTCCGTCGCGCGAAGTGGCTCTTTGACAACCGCATCGAGCGAAACCGTGATACCTTGGTGCAAGCTGCGCTGCTCTTGACCTGGCATTCAGACAGCCCCGACGATGATGTTTCTGCCAATGCTCACTACTGGGTCGGCGTTGCTGCTCGAATCGCGACTGGCCTCGGCATGCATCGAAATCCAGTCTCGAGCAGGTTCGCTCCCCGGGATCGCCGGATGTGGAGAAGGCTATGGTACATCCTGGTTCAGCTCGATGTTATGGTCTCCCTCTCGTATGGTCGACCTCAAGCCAT AAACCTCGAAGATTCCGATGTCTCTCCGCTGACAGCCTCTGATTTTGAAGGCTGCGGGGCCCGTGTCCAGACGGACTATGTCATTCATTTTTCAGAGCTTTGCACAATGATATCTTATATCGTGCGTGAGCGATTCGGACTGCGAGTCAGTTCGGAGCGTCGCAAAGCCGCATTGCAggaagcagatgaagctCTTGCGAACTGGTCTTTGAGGCTTCCAGACCATCTGCGGCTGCGTGCCTCGGATATGGATCCTTGGTCCGCCATGCTTCACTTGACCTACAACAATttcctcatccttctccaccggcctcatcctcgggcATCGGCATATTCGGACGACTACGGCCCGCATGACGCAGAGATCTGCAGCGCTGCCGCCGGTGTCATCACATCTATCTTCGAAGAACTCCGCTTAAACGATCGCCTCAAGTACCTATGGTATTCCGGCGTCCATACTCTCTTCACGGCGATGATCCAAGTTCGTGTCGAGCTGCGATTCTCAAACCCTGTCCTAGCCATTAACGCCCTGCGCCGCTTCGACTCCGCCTCCTGCTCACTCCGCGAACTAGCCAAGTACTGGTCGCACGCCACCACTATTCTACGCCTCTTCGAAGATTCGAAACGTCTGCAAAAGGATCTGCGCTTAGCAACAAGCGAAAGATCCAGACCCTTCAGCAGCACACAGGACCAACCCCAGGCCCAGGCCCTGGACCAAAACAAGAACCAGCATCAACACTCTTCGGCCGACGCACCTGTACAACCCCCACAGCCAGATCGGCTCCTCCCCTCCTACGATTCCCCCACCCCGGACTCCACGTCTCTACCACAGACCGCTGTCTCCCCGCACCAGAACCTAACCTTCGACAGCTGGATCCCATCCACGAACCTGGCAACTGTCGATCCGATGGATCAGCCTAGGGAATTTCTGGACTGGCGCCAGCTGTTCTCCTTTACCGATCCGGATCAGCCTGTGCTGCCGATGAGCATGGATGGGCTTCcggagctggaggatgaaTGGCGGCAGATCTACTGGCAGGAGACACCGATGTcagatcttctccaggacGGAGGATGGATGCACGGCTAG
- a CDS encoding Spo7-like protein: MAAQTRSLDQLVKGSPAPGSLPESLSRPSGQLNTLQPPFSQDASDPSSPPRSSTPDLLSTLPSSPPQIYLNLLILESSLRAQYLALRERRRQNTFFLLLLAAWIAYFAYALFLRPREDGSGVGGSIYWMVEMGEKVALLGGIVTALLVWGTGQWERGVRWPRRWLAVANRGLRTMNTKIVIIRGPWWQELLSYLSFLFPFTLPFFPAPTGNFHYIERPSSDKRGSRQHYQQYYNNVDSESGLVEEDLSPGGDYIRLLLLPKSFSPEFRENWDDYRTEFWEKENERRAQLRQKLRQKERQLARQEGGWFWWLGLGLGWKASQRRRLVAATLKSSDGDKHRHHHHHLSSISKHAHDLKSPTRRGPRSESHSRTPSRSTTPVDIDDRPPSRSSASSRPRRGSTTPSSTASEQSMQLRKKKGTKSLSRGLSPLTQAQIREGIYNTSSLSSDDSFLGESRETTQSREASPSV; this comes from the coding sequence ATGGCGGCACAAACCCGGAGCCTGGATCAGCTTGTCAAGGgttctccagctcctggAAGTCTTCCAGAGTCCTTATCCAGACCTTCTGGTCAATTGAACACCCTTCAGCCGCCGTTTTCTCAAGATGCCTCGGATCCCTCCTCCCCACCCCGTTCATCGACCCCGGATCTGCTCTCGACGTTGCCCTCATCCCCTCCTCAAATCTACCTGAACCTCCTCATTCTCGAAAGTTCTCTGCGAGCCCAGTATCTGGCGCTGCGGGAACGCCGACGGCAGAATACCTttttcctgctcctgctaGCTGCTTGGATTGCTTACTTTGCTTACGCGCTCTTCCTTCGTCCGCGGGAAGATGGCAGCGGGGTGGGCGGCTCCATTTACTGGATGGTCGAAATGGGGGAAAAGGTCGCACTTCTAGGAGGAATCGTTACTGCGTTGTTAGTCTGGGGAACAGGACAGTGGGAACGGGGAGTGCGATGGCCACGGCGCTGGCTCGCCGTCGCCAACCGCGGCCTACGCACCATGAACACCaagatcgtcatcatccgGGGCCCCTGGTGGCAGGAACTGCTGTCctacctttcctttctcttcccattcACCTTACCTTTCTTCCCTGCTCCAACCGGGAATTTCCACTACATCGAGCGCCCGTCGTCGGACAAGCGTGGTAGTCGGCAGCACTACCAGCAGTACTACAACAACGTCGACAGCGAATCGGGCCTTGTGGAGGAAGATCTCAGCCCCGGAGGTGATTACATccgtctccttcttctccccaAATCCTTCTCGCCCGAATTCCGCGAGAACTGGGATGATTACCGAACCGAGTTCTGGGAAAAGGAGAACGAGCGACGCGCTCAGCTGCGCCAGAAGTTGCGCCAGAAGGAGCGCCAACTCGCTCGACAAGAAGGTGGCTGGTTCTGGTGGCTAGGGCTCGGGTTGGGCTGGAAGGCCTCGCAACGCCGACGACTCGTCGCCGCAACCCTCAAGTCCAGCGACGGAGACaaacatcgtcatcaccaccatcatctcTCTAGCATCTCCAAACACGCGCACGACCTCAAATCCCCCACGCGACGTGGCCCGCGTTCAGAGTCTCATTCCCGCACCCCATCCCGTAGTACGACGCCAGTGGACATCGATGATCGTCCGCCATCTCGCTCTTCAGCCAGCAGCCGTCCTCGCCGGGGAAGCACAACCCCATCTTCGACTGCCTCGGAACAGAGCATGCAGCTACGGAAAAAGAAGGGCACGAAATCACTTTCTCGCGGGCTGTCGCCTTTGACCCAAGCGCAGATCAGGGAGGGCATCTACAATACGTCGTCGCTCTCGTCCGACGATTCGTTCCTGGGCGAGAGTCGCGAGACCACACAGTCGCGCGAAGCTAGTCCCTCGGTGTAG
- a CDS encoding MCM DNA helicase complex subunit MCM3, which produces MDGVQLRDEAGQDRVRAAVEFLDPKVLTGDARARSYRADIVLMLNRGLRRLTVSIDEIRAHNRELADGLLTSPFDYSLAFDRALKEVIKTLPNRPSRETADDVNYYCAYVGAFGEFSCNPRTLGSTHLNRMISLEGIVTKCSLVRPKIIQSVHYNERKDRFVARRYRDQTMTTTGITNMNVYPQEDDEKNPLITEYGYSTYLDHQTISIQEMPERAPAGQLPRSVDVILDDDLVDSAKPGDRIQLVGIYRSLGNRNASSGSSTFRTVVMANNIIQLSSKSGGGIAQATITDTDIRNINKVAKKKNVFELLANSLAPSIYGHDYIKKAILLMLLGGMEKNLDNGTHLRGDINILMVGDPSTAKSQLLRFVLNTAPLAIATTGRGSSGVGLTAAVTSDKETGERRLEAGAMVLGDRGVVCIDEFDKMSDVDRVAIHEVMEQQTVTIAKAGIHTSLNARCSVLAAANPIYGQYDPHKDPHKNIALPDSLLSRFDLLFVVTDDIEDARDRMVSEHVLRMHRYRQPGTEEGAPVREDLNQTLGVGLEDNQDSNQPTEVYEKFNVMLHAGMANSSRKGKGIEILSIPFIKKYIQYSKSRIKPVLTKGAADHIVATYSALRNDELSGNQRRTSPITARTLETLIRLSTAHAKARLSNRVEERDAKVAESILRFAMFKEVLEDERRKRRKVTTFDEDSESSESDSEDDNTPANTTATPRSSRRVGTMRTRSAATRSTNGDEMDADGDVVSEDGDGLYSASPRGQRLRSSQTSRTQTQTDSQSRMSVASSQPASQLIQSQTDDSQSQNAMSSTSSSQPIQPARLTMFRQALGPLMGTRLFTHGDTADVEELIGAVNTAVRESPSLGAGHVFQRAEAIEALKAMNERNELMFLEDDETVYRI; this is translated from the exons ATGGATGGGGTTCAACTCCGCGATGAGGCCGGTCAAGATCGAGTGAGAGCTGCAGTCGAATTTCTTGATCCAA AGGTTCTAACAGGCGATGCCCGCGCGCGGAG CTACCGAGCCGATATTGTGTTGATGCTGAACCGGGGACTGCGTCGCTTGACA GTCAGCATCGATGAGATCAGAGCTCACAACCGCGAATTGGCAGACGG CCTTCTTACCTCTCCATTCGATTACTCTTTGGCTTTCGACAGGGCTTTGAAGGAGGTCATCAAGACATTGCCGAACCGACCTTCAAGGGAAACAGCTGACGATGTG AATTACTACTGTGCCTACGTTGGTGCTTTCGGAGAATTCTCTTGTAACCCGAGAACTCTGGGATCTACTCACTTGAACCGAATGATCTCACTCGAGGGTATTGTCACAAAATGCTCTCTGGTTCGCCCCAAAATCATCCAAAGTGTGCACTACAACGAGCGGAAAGATAGATTCGTTGCGAGGCGGTATAGAGATCAAACAATGACAACGACCGGAATAACCAACATGAATGTCTATCcccaagaagatgacgagaagAATCCG TTGATCACAGAGTACGGATACTCGACATACCTGGATCACCAAACCATTTCTATCCAAGAAATGCCTGAGAGAGCGCCTGCAGGCCAGCTTCCTCGGAGTGTCGACGTGATCTTGGACGATGATCTGGTGGACAGTGCCAAACCGGGAGACCGGATTCAGCTGGTAGGAATTTACCGCTCTTTGGGAAATCGAAATGCCAGCTCTGGGTCTTCGACTTTTCGCACGGTCGTCATGGCCAACAATATCATTCAACTATCTTCAAAGTCTGGTGGAGGCATTGCACAAGCTACTATCACGGACACCGACATTCGAAACATCAACAAagtggccaagaagaagaacgtATTTGAATTGCTGGCAAACTCCCTTGCACCTAGCATATACGGACATGATTATATCAAAAAAGCGATCTTGCTGATGCTCTTGGGTGGAATGGAGAAGAATCTCGACAACGGCACACATTTGCGTGGTGatatcaatatcctcatGGTCGGTGATCCCTCAACCGCCAAATCGCAACTCCTTCGTTTCGTCTTGAATACAGCGCCTCTCGCAATTGCAACCACAGGTCGGGGCTCTTCGGGAGTCGGTCTGACAGCCGCTGTCACCTCTGATAAGGAGACTGGAGAGCGTCGTTTGGAGGCCGGTGCGATGGTCCTGGGTGACCGCGGTGTTGTCTGTATTGATGAGTTCGACAAGATGAGTGATGTGGATCGAGTGGCTATTCACGAGGTAATGGAACAGCAGACGGTCACCATTGCCAAAGCTGGCATCCACACAAGCTTGAACGCTCGTTGCAGTGTATTGGCAGCCGCTAATCCTATCTACGGACAATATGACCCTCATAAAGACCCTCACAAGAACATCGCGCTTCCTGATTCACTTCTCTCACGTTTCGATTTGCTTTTTGTTGTGACGGACGATATTGAAGATGCTAGAGATAGAATGGTTTCGGAACACGTCTTGCGCATGCACCGTTACCGTCAACCTGGAACCGAGGAAGGTGCCCCGGTTCGGGAAGACCTCAATCAAACCTTGGGCGTTGGGCTTGAAGATAACCAGGACTCCAACCAGCCGACGGAGGTGTACGAAAAGTTCAACGTTATGCTCCATGCCGGAATGGCCAACTCGAGCcgcaagggcaagggcaTTGAAATTCTGAGTATTCCCTTCATCAAGAAGTACATTCAATACTCTAAATCGAGAATTAAGCCGGTTTTGACAAAGGGTGCTGCCGACCATATTGTTGCGACGTACTCGGCTTTGAGAAATGACGAGCTCTCGGGCAACCAGCGTCGAACGTCTCCTATAACTGCACGTACGCTGGAGACATTAATTCGTTTGTCTACCGCACACGCAAAGGCTCGCTTATCGAACCGAGTCGAGGAGCGAGATGCGAAGGTTGCCGAATCTATTCTGCGCTTTGCTATGTTTAAGGAAGTTCTTGAGGATGAACGCCGCAAGAGGAGAAAGGTCACGACGTTCGACGAAGACTCTGAATCGAGCGAATCGGACTCCGAGGATGATAATACTCCTGCAAATACAACCGCCACGCCACGGTCGAGCAGACGAGTTGGAACAATGCGAACACGTTCAGCAGCTACGCGTTCCACAAACGGGGACGAGATGGATGCTGACGGAGACGTCGTGTCGGAAGACGGGGACGGTTTGTACTCTGCTAGCCCTCGAGGCCAGCGACTACGTTCAAGCCAGACAAGCCGCACGCAGACGCAGACAGATAGTCAATCTCGGATGTCCGTTGCTTCTTCGCAACCGGCATCGCAGCTCATTCAGTCTCAGACCGATGATTCACAGTCACAAAACGCAATGAGTTCTACTTCTTCGTCCCAGCCAATCCAACCTGCGCGCTTGACCATGTTCCGTCAGGCCCTAGGCCCGCTCATGGGCACACGGCTCTTCACTCACGGCGACACCGCcgatgtcgaggagctcaTTGGAGCAGTTAATACCGCTGTGCGGGAATCTCCCTCGCTCGGAGCAGGCCATGTCTTCCAGCGCGCTGAGGCAATCGAGGCATTGAAAGCCATGAACGAAAGAAACGAGTTGAT GTTcctcgaagacgatgagACAGTTTACAGGATTTAG
- a CDS encoding TatD family hydrolase yields MLIQLIHEWSMLVTEAPGITVITVMVSVFPVSFRYYYITAFSCHPQGPKTISIILPRDQHIWDGRNMPEYDHDKVPDFPWELGVYDAHCHPTDAMSSISDIPGMKAATLTVMATRAEDQDLVFQIAKDLNNAKLTVQDAETDRVLPSFGWHPWFSHQIIDDQKSSSDITQGASDLESKKTHYHKVLTPAPEDEDFVSSLPDPKPLSQFISETRERLLSFPNALVGEVGLDRAFRLPKAWTQQEAENRNAHITPGSREGRKLSPYRVHMEHQKAILKAQLRLAGELRRPVSVHSVQAHGAVFDVFKELWSGHERRVPSRRERRRRLSVEGAHAESDAEDEQVQKSLKREGSPLPYPPRICMHSYSGPVEQLKQFLNPSNPSDVYFSFSNVINFSGPSSQKVIAVVKALPEDRVLIESDLHTAGQQMDDLLEEVARQICELRGWSLQEGVQRLADNWKRFVFG; encoded by the coding sequence ATGCTGATACAGCTAATACACGAGTGGTCAATGTTGGTCACTGAAGCCCCAGGCATAACAGTAATTACTGTTATGGTATCGGTATTTCCAGTATCTTTTCGGTACTATTACATCACAGCATTCAGTTGTCACCCTCAAGGGCCGAAAACGATCTCTATCATACTACCACGAGATCAACACATATGGGACGGGAGGAACATGCCTGAATATGATCATGACAAGGTCCCCGATTTTCCTTGGGAACTTGGTGTCTACGATGCCCATTGCCACCCCACGGACGCCATGTCGTCAATATCTGATATTCCAGGGATGAAAGCAGCGACGCTCACAGTCATGGCCACAAGAGCGGAAGATCAGGACCTCGTATTTCAGATAGCTAAAGACCTTAACAATGCAAAATTGACTGTTCAGGACGCCGAGACGGATCGCGTACTGCCATCCTTCGGATGGCATCCATGGTTTTCACACCAAATCATCGACGATCAGAAGTCATCATCAGATATAACCCAGGGCGCCTCAGATCtggagagcaagaagacacATTATCATAAAGTCTTAACACCAGCtccagaagatgaagacttcGTTTCTTCTCTACCTGATCCCAAGCCTCTCTCGCAATTCATCTCCGAAACACGCGAACGGCTACTATCTTTTCCCAATGCTCTGGTTGGCGAGGTCGGCCTTGATCGTGCTTTCAGACTTCCAAAGGCCTGGACCCAGCAGGAGGCTGAGAATCGTAATGCGCATATAACACCCGGATCTCGTGAAGGCCGGAAACTCTCACCTTACAGGGTGCATATGGAACACCAAAAGGCTATTCTGAAGGCCCAGCTTCGCCTCGCCGGAGAACTTCGACGACCAGTCTCAGTACACAGTGTCCAAGCACATGGAGCGGTGTTCGATGTTTTCAAGGAGCTATGGTCCGGCCATGAGCGCAGAGTACCATCGCGACGGGAGAGACGAAGACGTCTTAGCGTTGAAGGGGCTCACGCAGAGAGCGACGCGGAAGACGAGCAAGTGCAAAAGTCACTAAAGCGCGAAGGTTCACCTCTCCCATACCCACCCCGGATCTGTATGCATTCGTATTCAGGTCCTGTGGAGCAATTGAAGCAATTTCTGAACCCTTCAAATCCCTCAGACGTGTActtctccttttccaatGTCATCAATTTCAGCGGGCCATCGTCTCAGAAAGTCATTGCAGTTGTCAAAGCTTTGCCGGAGGACAGAGTGCTTATTGAGAGTGACCTTCACACTGCTGGACAGCAGATGGACGACTTGCTCGAGGAAGTTGCTCGGCAGATATGTGAGCTCCGTGGCTGGTCTTTGCAGGAGGGGGTCCAACGATTGGCAGACAACTGGAAACGGTTTGTGTTTGGGTAG